A single region of the Deinococcus ruber genome encodes:
- a CDS encoding glycoside hydrolase family 15 protein, which produces MNPAVQLGVARLLTHQAASGAFPACPTFSQYPYAWLRDSTFIAYALDRAGEYQGAARYYRWVSGVVAELAGQVDRLIMARHQGEFIPEAQFLPTRFSLTGGTLQDNWPNFQLDGYGQWLWGLGEHLTLSGTRALPDDYRQGVEVTLRYLQQFWLEPCFDCWEEFPYRWHTSTLASIFAGVQAMVPYFPEYEPLGEQIRTFIQSHAVTEGRLSKFIGYPVADASLLWAAVPFGVFSVEDPVFQATLAHIERELLRDGVHRYIHDTYYGGGSWVLLTAWLGWVYVRLGRREDALRLLEWVRAQDNGNGLPEQTQRSLLSPAYLASWTERWGPPAAPLLWSQAMQIVLEQELYPTPRQAGAL; this is translated from the coding sequence GTGAACCCAGCCGTTCAGCTCGGTGTGGCGCGTCTCCTGACCCATCAGGCGGCGAGCGGCGCTTTTCCCGCGTGCCCGACCTTCTCCCAGTACCCGTATGCGTGGCTGCGTGATAGCACCTTCATCGCCTACGCGCTCGACCGGGCGGGGGAATACCAGGGTGCGGCGCGGTACTACCGCTGGGTTTCTGGGGTAGTCGCTGAACTTGCAGGCCAGGTCGACCGACTGATCATGGCCCGGCACCAAGGCGAATTCATTCCGGAAGCACAGTTTCTCCCGACGCGCTTTTCCCTGACAGGAGGGACGCTCCAGGACAACTGGCCGAATTTCCAGCTGGACGGCTACGGGCAATGGCTCTGGGGGTTGGGGGAACACCTGACGCTCAGCGGCACCCGCGCCCTTCCAGACGATTATCGGCAGGGTGTAGAAGTCACGCTGCGTTATCTCCAGCAGTTCTGGCTGGAACCGTGCTTCGACTGCTGGGAGGAGTTCCCCTACCGCTGGCACACCAGCACCCTGGCATCGATCTTCGCGGGCGTTCAGGCGATGGTCCCCTATTTTCCAGAATACGAACCGCTGGGCGAGCAGATTCGGACCTTCATTCAGAGTCATGCCGTCACAGAGGGTCGCCTCAGCAAGTTCATCGGCTATCCCGTGGCCGACGCCAGTCTGCTGTGGGCGGCTGTTCCGTTCGGTGTCTTCAGTGTCGAGGATCCCGTGTTTCAGGCGACGCTCGCACACATCGAACGCGAACTGCTGCGCGACGGCGTGCACCGGTACATTCACGATACCTACTACGGAGGTGGCAGCTGGGTGCTGCTGACCGCGTGGCTGGGCTGGGTTTACGTTCGACTGGGCCGCCGTGAAGACGCTCTGCGCCTGCTGGAATGGGTACGGGCACAGGACAACGGGAACGGGCTGCCCGAACAGACACAGCGCTCTCTCCTCAGTCCCGCGTATCTCGCGTCCTGGACCGAGCGTTGGGGTCCTCCCGCTGCTCCACTCCTGTGGTCTCAGGCCATGCAGATCGTGCTGGAACAGGAACTCTATCCGACCCCCAGGCAGGCAGGTGCTCTATGA
- a CDS encoding ABC transporter substrate-binding protein — protein MKKLVTLALFIALGSALAQTTINYYSFTTDATHMDDMKALIADFEKANPGVTINLTTAPFDTYFTKLQTDIAAGSAPDVLETNFENFATLASKGVLRPLPLDAAGRSAFYPAALNAFKYKNQQYALPISFSTVVLFYNKALFDKAGVKYPTASWKWQDVINAAQKINNPAQKVWGIYQPVQFWEFYKVAQQMGSGMRVSPSVQIDTPQNRLALHYLVDKVQVSKVMPTDAQLSGVANEDLFLNGQLGMLVSGVWMFDKFSKAAFPWDIAVEPGNARKATHFFSNAAAVSAASKNADVAQKWVTFLATSPVAAQRRISSNWDLPALSLSQRSVIAPYLQKTQPANREAVFDSLKYAVTPPVVEKQSQLQDIINQELDAARLGTKTVEQALQSAQQRVSALLGK, from the coding sequence ATGAAAAAGCTTGTGACGCTCGCTCTGTTCATTGCCCTCGGTTCTGCCCTCGCCCAGACCACCATCAATTACTATTCCTTCACTACCGACGCCACGCACATGGACGACATGAAAGCGCTGATTGCCGACTTCGAGAAGGCAAATCCGGGAGTGACGATCAATCTCACAACCGCACCTTTCGATACCTACTTCACCAAACTCCAGACCGATATTGCCGCAGGCAGCGCCCCGGACGTGCTCGAAACCAACTTCGAAAATTTCGCCACTCTGGCCTCCAAAGGTGTGTTGCGGCCACTCCCGCTCGATGCCGCTGGCAGATCTGCCTTCTATCCAGCGGCGCTCAACGCCTTCAAGTACAAGAATCAGCAGTACGCGCTGCCGATCTCGTTCAGCACGGTGGTGCTGTTTTACAACAAAGCCCTGTTCGACAAGGCGGGCGTCAAGTACCCGACTGCCAGCTGGAAGTGGCAGGACGTGATCAATGCCGCGCAGAAAATCAATAACCCCGCGCAGAAAGTCTGGGGCATCTATCAGCCGGTGCAGTTCTGGGAATTCTATAAGGTCGCGCAGCAGATGGGGAGCGGGATGCGTGTCAGCCCGAGTGTACAGATCGACACGCCTCAGAACCGCCTGGCTCTGCATTATCTGGTCGACAAGGTGCAGGTTTCGAAGGTCATGCCCACCGACGCGCAGCTCAGCGGCGTTGCCAACGAGGATCTCTTCCTGAATGGTCAGCTCGGCATGCTGGTCAGCGGGGTGTGGATGTTCGACAAATTCTCGAAGGCTGCCTTCCCCTGGGACATTGCCGTGGAGCCCGGCAATGCCCGCAAGGCCACTCACTTTTTCTCGAATGCAGCGGCTGTCAGCGCTGCCAGCAAGAACGCGGACGTCGCCCAGAAGTGGGTGACGTTCCTGGCGACCAGTCCGGTGGCTGCCCAGCGCCGCATTTCCTCCAACTGGGATCTGCCCGCCCTGTCGCTCTCGCAGCGCAGCGTGATTGCTCCGTACCTCCAGAAGACCCAGCCAGCCAACCGGGAGGCGGTCTTCGATTCCCTCAAGTACGCCGTTACGCCGCCGGTGGTGGAAAAGCAGTCGCAGCTACAGGACATCATCAACCAGGAACTCGACGCAGCACGGCTCGGCACCAAGACCGTCGAACAGGCGCTCCAGAGTGCCCAGCAGCGGGTTTCGGCGTTGCTCGGCAAGTGA
- a CDS encoding carbohydrate ABC transporter permease: MTTRLQSAMTSTSGQRVPAVQWGPWLTFALLLAGGVLMLVPFAWMISTSLKPSTDVLTLPPRLIPKAPTLSAYQDVASSFPIWRVLFNSLFVAAVTTLGQLVISSMAGYAFARFRFWGREPLFLAFLTTLMVPFAVTMTPLFIIVKTLGWTNSYFGLIVPAMFSAFGVFLMRQFFLALPTELEEAATLDGSGTFNTFRRVMLPLAGPALATLAIFSFMASWNNFLWPLLIVSDQKLMTLPLALATLQGIYPGQTQWNLIMAGTVITMAPMILLFLLAQRWVVEGVTSSGIKG, translated from the coding sequence ATGACGACCCGGCTTCAATCGGCCATGACCAGCACGTCTGGGCAGCGTGTTCCAGCGGTGCAGTGGGGTCCCTGGCTCACCTTCGCTCTGTTGCTCGCTGGCGGCGTGTTGATGCTCGTTCCCTTCGCCTGGATGATCTCAACCTCGCTCAAGCCTTCGACCGACGTGCTGACTCTGCCGCCCCGACTGATCCCCAAGGCCCCCACCTTGAGCGCGTATCAGGATGTCGCCAGCAGCTTCCCGATCTGGCGCGTGCTGTTCAACTCTCTGTTCGTCGCCGCCGTCACCACCCTCGGCCAGCTTGTGATCAGTTCGATGGCCGGGTACGCCTTCGCCCGCTTCCGCTTCTGGGGCCGCGAGCCACTCTTTCTGGCGTTCCTGACCACCCTGATGGTGCCCTTCGCAGTCACCATGACTCCGCTGTTCATCATCGTCAAGACCCTCGGCTGGACCAACTCCTACTTCGGCTTGATCGTTCCGGCAATGTTCAGCGCTTTCGGCGTCTTCCTGATGCGTCAGTTCTTCCTGGCCCTGCCCACCGAACTCGAAGAGGCCGCCACCCTCGACGGCTCCGGTACCTTCAACACCTTCCGGCGGGTGATGCTGCCGCTCGCTGGGCCAGCCCTCGCCACCCTCGCCATCTTCTCGTTTATGGCCAGCTGGAACAATTTTCTCTGGCCCCTCCTGATTGTCAGCGACCAGAAGCTCATGACCCTGCCGCTGGCGCTTGCCACCTTACAGGGCATCTACCCTGGACAGACGCAGTGGAACCTCATCATGGCCGGTACCGTCATCACCATGGCTCCGATGATCCTGCTGTTCCTTCTTGCTCAGCGCTGGGTGGTCGAAGGCGTGACCAGCAGCGGCATCAAGGGGTGA
- a CDS encoding carbohydrate ABC transporter permease encodes MYERGFKRSATLALFLGPAVIGAAIFLIGPILASLVLAFSHWDLLTPATFAGLSNFRTMLNDSEFWAALRHTLTFIVGYVPPVMVLGFLLAVALNSRIPGRGLLRAVYFLPVVTSWVAVGLVWKWLLNPEYGLINSMLARIGVQGPPWLFDPSFAMAAVILTSLWKDVGFVMTILIAGLQGIPPEYREAAAIDGASPFQVQRFLTLPLLMPAIFFALTISLINSFQVFDQVYVMTAGGPAGSTTVLIQQIVKNAFSYSQMGYAAAMSWVLFLLVFATSFVISRLRGRWAA; translated from the coding sequence ATGTACGAGCGCGGCTTCAAGCGCTCTGCCACCCTGGCCCTGTTCCTCGGGCCAGCCGTGATCGGCGCAGCCATCTTTCTGATCGGCCCCATCCTGGCGTCTCTGGTGCTGGCCTTCAGCCACTGGGATCTTCTGACACCTGCCACCTTTGCAGGCCTGTCGAACTTCCGCACCATGCTGAACGATTCTGAATTCTGGGCGGCCCTGCGTCACACCCTGACCTTCATCGTCGGCTACGTGCCCCCGGTGATGGTGCTGGGGTTCCTGCTGGCCGTGGCCCTGAACAGCCGGATTCCTGGCCGTGGCCTGCTCAGGGCGGTGTACTTTCTGCCGGTGGTAACCTCATGGGTCGCCGTCGGGCTGGTCTGGAAGTGGCTGCTCAATCCGGAGTACGGCCTGATCAATTCTATGCTCGCGCGCATCGGCGTGCAGGGGCCCCCCTGGCTTTTCGATCCGAGTTTCGCCATGGCAGCCGTGATCCTGACGAGCCTGTGGAAAGACGTGGGCTTCGTGATGACCATCCTGATCGCCGGACTTCAGGGCATTCCACCCGAGTACCGCGAGGCCGCCGCCATCGACGGAGCCAGCCCCTTCCAGGTGCAGCGGTTCCTGACCCTGCCCCTGCTGATGCCAGCGATCTTCTTTGCCCTCACCATCAGTCTGATCAACTCATTTCAGGTCTTCGACCAGGTCTACGTCATGACTGCCGGTGGCCCAGCCGGAAGCACCACGGTTCTGATTCAGCAGATCGTGAAGAACGCTTTCTCGTACAGCCAGATGGGCTACGCGGCAGCGATGTCCTGGGTGTTGTTCCTGCTGGTCTTCGCAACGTCCTTTGTGATCTCCAGGCTGCGCGGGCGGTGGGCCGCATGA
- a CDS encoding ROK family transcriptional regulator — MRSLRGNDQSVVRALNRNAILNMLLRNGPLSRVQLKDHSGLSGAAITAVVAELIEDGLVEEQAIGASTGGRPPMMLSVNYSARTAVGFKLMERGLDAVLTNLSGEVHAHIHRDLPETSPETVVRTASSMTTELLRQCGVPSDRLAGVGMGLSGVIDVVAGVCTHSSYLQWRNVPIAALLEQAIGVPVVIDNDVNAFAAAERLFGHGRHALHLAVVSVGRGIGSGLVANGRVYRGASGGAGELGHTVTERRGRLCDCGKLGCLEAYASEPALVSRAQELAADLNILTIQMLLDHAADARIAALLTDAGERVGTALANLVNLFNPELIVIGGEGVRLGELYFGSLRRALRENAFDGLANDLPVLLEPWGDDAWARGAASLAISRTFDMEVN, encoded by the coding sequence ATGAGATCGCTCCGTGGAAACGATCAGAGCGTGGTACGCGCCCTGAACAGAAACGCCATTCTCAATATGCTCCTGCGGAACGGTCCCCTCAGCCGCGTTCAGCTCAAAGATCACTCCGGCCTGAGTGGTGCCGCTATCACTGCGGTAGTGGCCGAACTGATCGAAGACGGTCTGGTCGAGGAGCAGGCCATCGGTGCCTCTACCGGGGGGCGGCCCCCCATGATGCTTTCGGTCAATTACAGCGCCCGCACCGCCGTGGGATTCAAGCTGATGGAACGCGGTCTAGACGCTGTTCTGACCAACCTCAGCGGTGAAGTTCACGCTCACATCCACCGGGATCTTCCGGAGACCTCGCCCGAAACGGTCGTCCGTACCGCTTCCAGTATGACCACAGAGCTGCTTCGCCAGTGCGGGGTGCCGTCTGACCGTCTGGCGGGCGTGGGTATGGGTCTGTCTGGTGTGATCGATGTGGTCGCTGGTGTCTGTACACACTCCTCTTACCTTCAGTGGCGCAACGTACCGATTGCGGCGCTGCTGGAACAGGCCATCGGTGTGCCCGTGGTGATCGACAATGACGTGAACGCGTTCGCGGCAGCCGAGCGGCTCTTCGGTCACGGTCGCCACGCCCTGCATCTCGCGGTTGTCTCGGTTGGACGCGGCATCGGTTCTGGTCTGGTTGCCAATGGCCGGGTGTACCGGGGTGCCAGTGGGGGTGCCGGTGAACTCGGCCACACCGTCACCGAGCGCCGGGGGCGTCTGTGCGACTGCGGCAAACTCGGCTGTCTTGAAGCCTACGCGTCAGAGCCCGCGCTGGTCAGCCGTGCTCAGGAACTCGCCGCTGACCTGAACATCCTCACCATCCAGATGCTGCTGGATCATGCTGCTGATGCCCGTATCGCCGCCCTCCTGACCGATGCGGGTGAACGTGTCGGCACCGCATTGGCGAACCTCGTTAATCTCTTCAATCCTGAACTGATCGTGATCGGTGGAGAAGGCGTGCGCCTGGGTGAGCTGTACTTTGGGAGCCTGAGGCGAGCGCTTCGGGAAAATGCCTTCGACGGTCTGGCAAATGACCTGCCCGTTCTGCTCGAACCTTGGGGTGACGACGCCTGGGCACGTGGTGCGGCGAGTCTCGCGATCAGCCGCACCTTCGATATGGAGGTGAACTGA
- a CDS encoding SDR family NAD(P)-dependent oxidoreductase has product MKTLNGKVVFVTGASRGIGAVTVHALLEAGASVVAHLGRSGHGREALIEASDPERLHILTGDLARSSEMTRLFSEAVAWKGRVDVLVNNAGIAPPLTIDAPLDVWSEVWNETLQVNLLSLSEGCRAALLHYRERGGGMIINIASRAAFRGDNPDAMHYAASKGAVVTLTKSIARNFAAAGVLAYAVAPGWVRTDMAEAYLTAHKDDLARELPMGDAAPPEDVANTVVFLASGAVPHMTGATLDINGASYVR; this is encoded by the coding sequence ATGAAAACGCTGAACGGCAAGGTGGTTTTTGTGACGGGCGCTTCACGCGGTATCGGGGCGGTCACGGTGCATGCCCTTCTGGAGGCGGGCGCGTCGGTGGTCGCGCATCTGGGACGCTCGGGGCATGGGCGTGAGGCGCTCATCGAAGCGTCTGACCCCGAGCGCCTGCACATCCTGACCGGTGATCTGGCCCGCAGCAGCGAAATGACGCGGCTCTTCAGCGAGGCGGTGGCGTGGAAAGGTCGGGTGGATGTGCTGGTGAACAATGCCGGGATCGCGCCCCCGCTGACCATCGATGCCCCGCTGGATGTCTGGTCTGAAGTCTGGAACGAAACGCTTCAGGTCAATCTGCTGAGTCTGTCGGAGGGCTGCCGGGCGGCGCTGCTGCACTACCGGGAGCGTGGAGGCGGCATGATCATCAACATCGCCAGCCGAGCGGCCTTCCGGGGCGACAATCCCGATGCCATGCACTACGCCGCGTCGAAGGGTGCGGTGGTCACGCTGACCAAGTCGATTGCACGGAACTTTGCTGCTGCGGGGGTGCTGGCGTATGCGGTAGCTCCAGGGTGGGTCAGGACCGACATGGCTGAGGCCTATCTGACCGCGCACAAAGACGACCTGGCACGCGAACTGCCGATGGGCGACGCTGCTCCGCCGGAAGATGTGGCGAACACCGTGGTCTTCCTCGCATCGGGTGCAGTGCCGCACATGACGGGGGCCACCCTCGACATCAACGGTGCGTCGTATGTGCGCTAA